A single window of Leeuwenhoekiella sp. MAR_2009_132 DNA harbors:
- a CDS encoding DUF4241 domain-containing protein, which yields MKNLIIIYLLILSFSACNSQQKNNSEKDQEMFNIFKKKSQKKSEVLSHADYNQIFENDTIEGMPISVIEIGKLKVPTGKIVVCDPLVTPDMKPLTREVKTGEFPIKIYEVKTEKSGDRYAIAKLEFNQKKAIKWVLALRDGEDINELIDEGDFFGFPVDAGLGGFFDIQAGVEYLKFQDDFMKSNPNGNIYDEIFAMEFKKSAKDQNDPKDYGNWINFKLPNSNLNITMFQSGYGDGMYPAFWGIDKNGEITSLVIDFFVVLLPEDDE from the coding sequence ATGAAAAACCTAATAATAATTTATCTTTTGATTTTAAGCTTTTCAGCTTGTAATTCACAACAGAAAAATAACTCGGAAAAAGACCAAGAAATGTTCAACATATTTAAAAAGAAAAGCCAAAAGAAATCAGAAGTTCTCTCGCACGCAGATTACAACCAGATTTTTGAAAATGACACAATCGAAGGAATGCCGATTTCAGTAATTGAAATTGGGAAATTAAAAGTCCCAACAGGTAAAATAGTAGTGTGCGACCCACTTGTTACACCTGATATGAAACCACTAACTAGAGAGGTTAAAACAGGGGAATTTCCTATAAAGATTTATGAAGTTAAAACAGAAAAATCTGGAGACAGATATGCCATCGCAAAGTTGGAATTTAATCAAAAAAAAGCAATAAAATGGGTTTTAGCCTTAAGAGACGGAGAAGACATTAACGAATTGATTGACGAAGGAGATTTTTTTGGATTTCCTGTTGACGCTGGATTAGGTGGATTTTTTGACATTCAAGCTGGAGTGGAATATTTGAAATTTCAAGACGACTTTATGAAGTCAAACCCAAATGGGAATATTTATGACGAAATTTTTGCAATGGAATTTAAGAAAAGTGCAAAAGACCAAAATGACCCAAAGGATTATGGTAATTGGATAAACTTTAAACTTCCGAATTCTAACTTAAATATTACAATGTTTCAATCAGGTTACGGAGATGGAATGTATCCTGCATTTTGGGGAATTGATAAAAACGGAGAAATAACTTCATTGGTAATTGATTTTTTTGTTGTGCTTTTACC
- a CDS encoding DUF695 domain-containing protein: protein MFDNIFKKKNESNSSELITEIPESWSVSTGENNGKPMFVRKNVACDKIAGNKNYSTNCGIAFKMLSPNADGLPDIENEPELDNLEDDIFDFLESDFNSIVPITITTSGFREFVIYTKDLAEFNVRLEN, encoded by the coding sequence ATTTTTGACAATATATTTAAGAAAAAAAACGAATCAAATTCATCGGAATTAATAACTGAAATTCCCGAAAGTTGGAGTGTTTCGACTGGAGAAAATAATGGAAAACCAATGTTTGTGCGGAAAAACGTTGCGTGCGACAAAATTGCTGGAAATAAAAATTATTCAACGAATTGCGGAATTGCTTTCAAAATGTTATCGCCAAATGCTGACGGATTACCTGACATTGAAAACGAACCTGAATTGGATAATCTCGAAGACGATATATTTGACTTTTTAGAATCCGACTTTAATTCAATTGTTCCAATCACTATTACGACTTCTGGATTTCGAGAATTTGTGATTTACACAAAAGATTTAGCGGAATTTAATGTGAGATTGGAAAATTAA
- a CDS encoding tetratricopeptide repeat protein, whose translation MKKITYIILLLFIVSSCKNSISEADKKRVTELNEKAVEYRMNGDLENAKRNYSKAIEIDQSNTFIRYELIGVYVEQDSLEKAFELLEKIPAEQKETEYYYQVKGGLYEFNGQKEQAIENYKKALELTDNPKVKDEMDLSPLVNYAMLETLAGKKEQAVSRLNETLDLDWLTESNKEYLKTFRNEFEFYQGNGTLEFDPKRDIIIKTTNSDSLELVLRKNHINISGSSSSNGNDTTEIYLSEKYRTGINKLNIKTHPNNGYK comes from the coding sequence ATGAAAAAAATCACATACATCATATTATTGCTTTTCATTGTAAGTAGTTGCAAAAATTCGATTTCGGAAGCGGACAAAAAACGTGTGACTGAATTAAACGAAAAAGCAGTTGAATACAGAATGAATGGAGATTTGGAAAACGCAAAAAGAAATTATTCAAAAGCTATCGAAATTGACCAATCCAATACTTTTATCCGATATGAACTAATTGGAGTTTATGTTGAGCAAGATAGTCTGGAAAAAGCATTCGAACTTTTAGAAAAAATACCAGCTGAACAAAAAGAAACCGAATATTACTACCAAGTAAAAGGCGGACTTTATGAATTTAATGGACAAAAAGAACAAGCAATTGAAAACTATAAAAAAGCTCTTGAATTAACGGATAATCCAAAAGTTAAAGATGAAATGGATTTAAGTCCTTTGGTCAACTACGCAATGCTCGAAACCTTAGCTGGAAAAAAAGAGCAAGCCGTAAGTAGACTAAATGAAACTTTAGACTTGGATTGGCTAACTGAAAGCAATAAAGAATATCTCAAAACTTTCAGAAACGAATTTGAATTTTATCAAGGAAACGGAACTTTAGAATTTGACCCAAAAAGAGATATTATAATAAAAACAACAAATTCAGATAGTCTTGAATTAGTTTTAAGAAAAAATCATATAAACATTTCGGGAAGTAGTTCGAGTAATGGAAATGATACAACCGAAATTTATTTATCGGAAAAATATCGAACTGGAATAAATAAACTGAATATAAAAACGCACCCTAACAATGGCTATAAGTAA
- a CDS encoding tyrosine-type recombinase/integrase, translated as MRDFDFFVDYSAFNISKPIPKDIVKTKRQNLSKDHVEPINIPILKKYVTYLRGKRFSESTLRTYYSFVLGFAIYLSKKSLADAQLDDLSLYIRSCVKNYNYSVSTHRQMTSAFKHLIHFTPKLSIEDLALQQPKKSKKLPEVLSAQEILDLLRATRNLKHRALLALIYSCGLRIGELLNLELRDLDIDRNQLHIRQGKGRKDRYVGMAESFKPLLYNYLTSYTPKRYFVEGVHGEKYSPESIRAFLKRSCKLAKITKHVTPHTLRHSYATHLLENGVDIRYIQELLGHSRTETTMIYTHVGKKDLQSIASPLDLVVKRLSETAKSNENILLSRNLH; from the coding sequence TTGCGTGACTTTGACTTTTTTGTAGACTATTCCGCATTTAATATATCGAAGCCTATACCAAAAGATATTGTAAAAACGAAACGCCAGAATTTAAGTAAAGATCATGTAGAACCTATAAATATTCCTATTCTTAAAAAATATGTGACGTATTTGAGAGGGAAGCGTTTTAGTGAAAGTACATTACGTACGTATTATAGTTTTGTTTTGGGCTTTGCCATTTACTTATCTAAGAAATCACTAGCAGATGCACAGCTTGATGATCTAAGTTTATATATACGAAGCTGTGTAAAAAACTATAACTATTCTGTAAGTACACACCGTCAAATGACAAGCGCATTTAAGCACCTCATACATTTTACGCCAAAGCTAAGCATTGAAGACTTAGCATTACAACAACCTAAGAAGTCAAAAAAGCTTCCTGAAGTTTTAAGTGCACAAGAAATACTTGATTTATTGAGAGCCACACGCAATCTTAAACATCGCGCACTTCTGGCACTCATATACTCCTGTGGCTTACGTATAGGAGAGCTTTTAAATCTTGAATTGCGTGATCTAGACATAGACCGAAACCAACTTCATATACGCCAGGGAAAAGGTCGTAAAGACCGGTATGTAGGGATGGCAGAAAGCTTTAAACCCCTTCTTTATAATTATCTTACCTCATACACTCCTAAACGATACTTTGTAGAAGGAGTACACGGCGAAAAATATAGTCCAGAAAGCATTCGGGCATTTTTAAAGCGTTCTTGCAAGCTGGCCAAAATAACAAAACACGTCACGCCACATACTTTAAGACACAGTTACGCCACTCATTTACTAGAAAACGGAGTAGACATACGTTATATACAAGAACTTCTGGGACATAGTAGAACGGAAACCACAATGATATATACACACGTAGGTAAAAAAGATTTACAGTCAATTGCCAGCCCTCTTGACCTTGTAGTTAAGCGATTATCTGAAACTGCTAAAAGCAATGAAAATATACTGTTATCACGCAACTTACACTGA